Genomic segment of Rhodocaloribacter litoris:
TCCCACGTAACGCGTACCTCCACGCGGTGCCCCGCTCCCCGTACGGCCTCGACAGCCGCCCGCAAGGCGGGGCGCGCGGCGACCTTTCCGTTAACGATCAGGCGAAGCATACGAGGGGCCATGGCGACGGGACGGCGACAGGGAAGAGCAAGGTATCGGATCGAAAGAAGACATACCAGCCCTGGATCGTTCGAGAGAACGTCGTTTTTTTTTGAATATCAATTGAATATCAATGCTTTTGGATTCGACCCCTTTTATCTTCTTTTTCGCCCTCTTCCGCACCCAGCCCGTACGTGAGACCATGATTCTGATTTTCACCCGCTCGTGGACCAGCCTGCTGCTTCGCGGGCTGCTGGCGATTCTGTTCGGTGTGCTGGCGCTGCTGTGGCCGCAGCTGACGTTGCACGTGCTCGTGATCCTGTTCGGCGCCTTCGCCCTCATCGATGGGGTGCTCGGCGTGACGGCTGCCGTGCGCGGGCGCCGGGTGCACCCCCTCTGGTGGCTGCTCCTGCTCGACGGGGTGCTGAGCCTGCTCTTCGGGGTGGCGGCGCTGGTATGGCCGCAGATCACGGCCATCGTGCTGGTCTACCTGATCGCGTTCTGGGCCCTGTTCACGGGGTTCGTCGAGCTGCTGGCGGCCTGGCGGCTGCGCAAGGTGGTGAAAGGGGAGTGGCTGCTGGCCCTCAGCGGGGTGCTCTCGGTGCTGTTCGGCTTCGGGCTGGCGCTCTTCCCCGGCGCCGGGGCCCTGGCCCTGGTGACCGTCATCGCCGTCTTCGCCATCCTCTACGGCGCGGTGCTGGTGGCGCTGGCCCTGAAGGTGCGCCGGCTGCGGCGCTGGGCCGAAGAGCAGTTTGCCGCCACCCTGCCAGGATGACGAGCCGGGCGAAAAAGTGACGCACTGGCATGGTTTTTAAAGGGCCGGCGGGTGATGACCCATCAGGCATCATTCCTTCGAATCCCATAGAACGAGGTGAACATTATGGCCACGACGAAACAGTTACCCCGCGAACAGTGGAAGGAGTACTTCGATACCTTTACCAAGAACTTCCTGAGGGACCCCAACCCGGAAGCCGCCGTCATCGAACTGGTGTCTCCGGAGCTGGGCGACCAGGTGGAGGCAGACCACGTCCGGGTGATCGGGGTCACCTACGATCATAAGGACAACGTGCTCGAGGTGGCCCTGGAGGACCTCGATCATCTGATCTACAACCCCAAGGAGATCTGGGTGCTCGAAGAGGATAATGGCTTCGTGAGCTCGATCGAGGTCGTCCGGGACGACGACACCCGCGAGATCATCCGGCTGCAGAGTGTAGGGATCGTGCCGGCGAAGCAATAGCGCCGGCCGGCATCATGCGTTAAGGCGTGACCATGGACACCGGAGGCTGCCTGGCCCCCGGTGTCCGTGCTTTTAGTTTCACAGCAAGTCTGACAGGAGGAAATAGAACCATGGCAAAAATTATCGGCGTTTCGAAGTTTGAACGGCTCTTTCGGGAGGCGGCCAGCCTGGACGTGGACAAGAACGACCTGGCGCGGCTGAACGACTTCGTACGGCAGAAGGTGTATGACCTGTTGCTGGCGGCCCAGGCCACGGCCAAGGCCAACCAGCGGGATATCATCCAGCTGCACGATCTGCCGCTGACGCTCGGCTTCAAGGAGAGCATGCGGGCCTTCGACGGGCTGGACACCGAACTGGAGCTCCAGCCGATCCTGGATCAGCTGGCGGCCCTGCCCCCGCTCGACCTGGAGTACAGCTATGAGGTGGAGGCGGAGTTGCCGCGCCTGGTCGGCGGGCTGACGGTGGCGCTGGCGCGCGCCTTCAAAATCCTCGATCCCACGGTCAAGAACCCGCAGACCGAGCACTGGGAGCGGGCCATGGCTATCTTTGACCTGCTCTTTTAGCCTGCCCAAGACCGCCTCTTCGGCACGCTCCACCCAGCCCCGCCACGTCCATGAACGACCTATTCTTTCTTTTTCTGATCCTCTCTAGTGCTGTGTCAAGTTATAATTGACGGGTATAGCCGCTTCAACTTCACCCGCGCATCCGCCGTCGTGAACTGCCAGTCTACACCCCGCTGCTTTGCGTTGCGCGCCTCGTACCAGGCGGCGATCTCGCCCTCTAACTGCGATGCATTGCCGATGCGGCGACAGAGACCCTGACGAACCAGCACCGAAAGCTCGATCTCGGCCATGTTCAACCACGAACCATGCACCGGCGTCGAGACTATCTCCAACTTGCGCACGATGCGCCGGGCGCGCTCGGCGTCGAAGACCTCGTAGAGCGCCGAGGCGGTGTGCGCGGAGAGGTTGTCCTGAACCAGCGTGATCGTCTCGGCGTCTGGATAGAGGTCTTCGACGAGGTGGGCCACCACACGAGCCCAGGTCAAACGGTCCTGACGCTCCTTGACGAGCACCTTCCGGAAGCCGCCCAGGGGCTCGCAGAGCATATAGAGCGTGCGGGTCCCTTCGCGTTTGTACTCGTAATCCACGTGCCGCACCCCGTCGGCACGCGTGAAGGGCTGTCGCACCTCGCTGATGAGTTGCTTGCGCGCTTCGTCGAGGCACACAACCGGTCGGAGCGGGTCGTAGGGCCGGGCGTAGACATCGAGCACTTGCTCCATCTGGCAGACGAAGGCGGCATCGGCCTGAGGAATTACCCACGACTTAACGCGCCAGGGCTTGAGTTCGTTTTTTTAAGCAACTGCCGCACGCTCTCATGCGAGATCGATTCGACGTAACCGAGTTCGATCATACGGTCAGCCAGAAGGCGGAGCGACCACCGGGCAAAGCCTTCCGGCGGCTCTGAACAGCGCAGGGCCACCAGATGAGCCTCGACCTGCCCGTCGAAGATCTTCTCTTTAACCGGTTCGCGTTTTTTGCCGTAGAGAGCCACCTCGAAGCCTTCTTCGACGAAGCGCCGACGTAAGCGCTCGACGGTTCGGACACTGACGTTGTAGCTTTCGGCGATGCGTTCATCGGTCCAGGCCGGTGCGCCCTGGCTCTGGTCTGCTTTGAGCAGCATGAAGGCTCGTTTGACCGGCGGGACACCTTTTGAACGCCGCTCAATGAGGTCATCGAGGTGCTGGCGTTCACTGTCATTGAGCGTGACGCAGTATTTTTTGGCCATGGCAGGAAGTGGCTTCAGGAGTGAGCGACTGTTGAAGCTACTATCCTACCCGGCAGATGATCCTTGACGCAGCACTAGCCTGTCGCCGATCTTCCGACAGCAGATCCTGGAGGCCCGCCGGGCGGGGATCATGCGCCTGATCGAGAAGCAGCGCGGCTCGCGGGTGATCTCGATGATCCACCGGCAGGAGACCCTCTCCTTCCTGGGGATCGGGTTCAACCGGTACATCTCCATCGAAGACGCCGAGGAGGTGCTGCGGGCCATCCGCCTGACCGACCCGAGCCGGCCCATCGACCTGATCGTGCACACGCCGGGCGGGCTGGTGCTGGCCGCCGGGCAGATTGCCTGGGCGCTGGCCGACCACCCGGCCAAGGTGACGGTCTTCGTGCCGCACTATGCCATGAGCGGCGGCACGCTGCTGGCCCTGGCCGCCGACGAGGTGGTGATGGACCGCAACGCCGTCCTCGGGCCGGTGGACCCGCAGCTGGGGCACCAGGCCGCCGCCTCCATCGTGGCGGCCGTACGCCGTAAGGACCCCAACCACGTCTCGGACGAGACGCTCATCCTGGCCGACATGGCCGAGAAGGCCCTGGGACAGGTGGAGCACAGCGTCCGGCAGCTGCTGGCGCGGAAGATGGACCCGGACCGCGCCGCCGAGACGGCCCACCTGCTGGCCTCCGGTGTGTGGACGCACGACCACCCCCTGCGCGTCGACGATGCCCGCGCCCTGGGCCTGAACGTCTCGACGGACATGCCGCCGGAGATCTATTCGCTCATGGCGCTCTACCCGCAGCCCACCCGCCAGCGGCCCTCCGTGGAATACGTGCCCATCCCGGACCGTACGACGCGCCCGGCCCAGCAACCCGGAGGAGGTGCGCGATGATTCCGATTGGCGACGACGTACCTGAAAGGCGCTATCCGTTCGTGACGTACACCCTCATCGGGCTGAACGTCCTGTTTTTCTTCGTGGAGCTGGCGCAGGGGCCCCGGCTGCAGGAGTTCATCTACCGGTGGGGCACCGTGCCGGCGCTGGTGACCCGGTGGCCGGATCAGCCGGAGGTGCTGTGGACGCTCTTCACGTCGATGTTCCTGCACGGCGGCATCGCCCACCTGGTGGGGAACATGCTCTACCTGAACGTCTACGGCAAGTCGCTCGAGGGCAACATGGGGCCGGTCCGGTTCCTGCTGTTCTACCTGCTGTGCGGGCTGGCCGGCGGGGTGGCCCACGTAATGATGAACCCGGCCAGCACGGTGCCGGCCGTCGGGGCCAGCGGCGCCATCTCGGGGGTGCTGGGAGCCTACCTTCTGTTCTTCCCCCGTGCCACGGTCTACCTGGTGGTTCCGCTGTTCCTGTTCTTCCCGGTGGTGGCGCTTCCCGCCTCGTTCGTGCTCACGTGGTGGTTCGCCCTCCAGATCATCGGGGGGATGACCTCGTCGGCCTTCATGCAGGTCGGCGGTGGTGTGGCCTACTGGGCCCACATCGGCGGCTTCGTGGCCGGCATGGCGCTGATCTACCTCTTCCGGCGGCGCGAGGACCAGCCGTTCCGCTACTACGGTCGCCCGGACCGGCATTACTTCGAGCGCTACCGGCGGCACGCCGGGCCGATGCCGTTCTGAGGCTCGGTCACGCCACGGCGGCCGTCGCTTCGGCGGGGGTCGCCTGGCCGTCGGCCCCGGTGGCCGCGGCGACCAGCGCGGGCGGCAGCTCGCCCAGCGTGGTGTGCACGGCGTCGCGGGCGACGTAGTAGCCCTGCAGGGCCTGCTCGCGGTCGGCCACGGAGAGGGTTTCCTTGCTCGCCAGCGCCAGGAAGTGGGCCTCGAGGCCCGGGGCCAGGTCCACCCACAGGCGCAGGATACTGGCCAGCTCGTCGGCCTGCTCGCCCAGCCGGACCAGCGGCGCGGACGCCTCGTGAGGCACGTCGTGATAGGTCAGCAGGGCCCGCCAGGCCGAACGCATCGCCGCCAGGCTCTGGCCCAGCAGGCGGTGGTAATCCGGCGAAGGCTTTCCTTTCTCGGCACGGGCCGCCTCCAGGTGCTTCAGGGCCTCACGGATCAGGTGGGCCACTTCGTCCATACGTGCGCGCGTATTCATCTCGGCAACGGACTTGATTAAACTTTCACGGGTCGATGCGACGTTCTGACAGGCTCAACGGCCATGCCTCGGGGAGTCAAACGGTGTGCCGGAAGGCCCCGCACCATCTGCCCCAAACTAAGGAAGCCGTTTCGTATGTTCATCCCCGTGCCTGGAAACCTGCGGATGGCCTCCCGCCCTCCTTTTGCCGCCGATGAACGAGCCGCTGCTCCAGCCCGCTGCCGAACAGGCCGTACCGCCGCGCCCCCGGATCGAGATCGGGCTGATGGTGGCCGGCCGGTTCGACGCCGTCGACCGCGCCGCCATCCAGCTGATGCGGAAGGACCTGCTGGCCACGCTTCAGACGCTGTTCCCCGCGTTTACCTGGCGGCTCCCGGTGGTGCGGCGGCGGGAGCTGTACCTGGAGGCCCCGGCCGAACCGGTGGACCTGATCGAACGGGTGCTGACCGAGCGCGACGCCTACCGGTGGGACCTGGGGATGGTGGTCACCAGCCTGGATCTGCGCAGCCACTTCAAGCCGTACATGGTGGGCGCGCCGGCCTCCTCGCTCGACGTCGCCGTGCTCTCCACGGCCCGCCTCGACCCGCTCGATGCGCTCGAAGGGGACGACGAGGAGTCGGTCCGCACGGCGCTGCTGGCCCGGCGGCTGAAGGCGCTGGCCCTCCACCTCTTCGGCCACCTGAACGAGCTGCCGCACCAGGAGGACCCGGAGGACGTGATGTACGACTTCAACACCGTGGAGGACCTCGACCGGATGCACCGGTTGGCCGACCGGGAGCGGCTGGAGGAGACGCTCCGCGAGGTGGCCGACCAGCGGCTGGAGGAGACCGAAGCCTACCGGCGCGGCGGGCAACGGCTGGGCTTTGCCCTGCGGGTGCTCTGGCGCGAGCGGCGCAACCTGACCCACGCCGTGCGCGAGGTGGAGCCCTGGCGCTTCCCGCTCCGCTTCAGCCGCATGACCACCGCGGCCGTCTCCACGTTGCTGGTCTTTCTGCTGACGGCCGAGGCGTGGGAGTTCGGGATGGGGCAGCCGCCGGGCCGGATGGCCGGGCTCGCCCTGGCGGCGCTGGTGGGGGCCAGCACCTACGTGCTCCATCGCCAGCACCTGCTCACGCGCCGCCGCCGGGCCCGCCTGAGCGAGCAGCGGGTGGTGGCCACCCTGTCGGCCGTCGTGGCGGTGGCGCTGGGCCTGGTCACCACCTACGGCCTGCTCTTCGGCATGGGCCTGGCCGCCGGCCTCGCCCTCTTTGCGCCCGAGGTGGTGCAGGCGTGGACGGCTTCGCTGGGGAGTCCCCCGGCCCTGCGGCACTACCTCGTCCTGGCCGCCTTCCTCGCCACGCTGG
This window contains:
- a CDS encoding HdeD family acid-resistance protein; the protein is MILIFTRSWTSLLLRGLLAILFGVLALLWPQLTLHVLVILFGAFALIDGVLGVTAAVRGRRVHPLWWLLLLDGVLSLLFGVAALVWPQITAIVLVYLIAFWALFTGFVELLAAWRLRKVVKGEWLLALSGVLSVLFGFGLALFPGAGALALVTVIAVFAILYGAVLVALALKVRRLRRWAEEQFAATLPG
- a CDS encoding DUF5335 family protein — translated: MATTKQLPREQWKEYFDTFTKNFLRDPNPEAAVIELVSPELGDQVEADHVRVIGVTYDHKDNVLEVALEDLDHLIYNPKEIWVLEEDNGFVSSIEVVRDDDTREIIRLQSVGIVPAKQ
- a CDS encoding IS630 family transposase (programmed frameshift), which gives rise to MAKKYCVTLNDSERQHLDDLIERRSKGVPPVKRAFMLLKADQSQGAPAWTDERIAESYNVSVRTVERLRRRFVEEGFEVALYGKKREPVKEKIFDGQVEAHLVALRCSEPPEGFARWSLRLLADRMIELGYVESISHESVRQLLKKNELKPWRVKSWVIPQADAAFVCQMEQVLDVYARPYDPLRPVVCLDEARKQLISEVRQPFTRADGVRHVDYEYKREGTRTLYMLCEPLGGFRKVLVKERQDRLTWARVVAHLVEDLYPDAETITLVQDNLSAHTASALYEVFDAERARRIVRKLEIVSTPVHGSWLNMAEIELSVLVRQGLCRRIGNASQLEGEIAAWYEARNAKQRGVDWQFTTADARVKLKRLYPSIIT
- a CDS encoding DUF1931 family protein, whose protein sequence is MAKIIGVSKFERLFREAASLDVDKNDLARLNDFVRQKVYDLLLAAQATAKANQRDIIQLHDLPLTLGFKESMRAFDGLDTELELQPILDQLAALPPLDLEYSYEVEAELPRLVGGLTVALARAFKILDPTVKNPQTEHWERAMAIFDLLF
- a CDS encoding DUF2391 domain-containing protein, with translation MNEPLLQPAAEQAVPPRPRIEIGLMVAGRFDAVDRAAIQLMRKDLLATLQTLFPAFTWRLPVVRRRELYLEAPAEPVDLIERVLTERDAYRWDLGMVVTSLDLRSHFKPYMVGAPASSLDVAVLSTARLDPLDALEGDDEESVRTALLARRLKALALHLFGHLNELPHQEDPEDVMYDFNTVEDLDRMHRLADRERLEETLREVADQRLEETEAYRRGGQRLGFALRVLWRERRNLTHAVREVEPWRFPLRFSRMTTAAVSTLLVFLLTAEAWEFGMGQPPGRMAGLALAALVGASTYVLHRQHLLTRRRRARLSEQRVVATLSAVVAVALGLVTTYGLLFGMGLAAGLALFAPEVVQAWTASLGSPPALRHYLVLAAFLATLGLLTGALGASFEEEHYFRHVLLLDEET
- a CDS encoding rhomboid family intramembrane serine protease; amino-acid sequence: MIPIGDDVPERRYPFVTYTLIGLNVLFFFVELAQGPRLQEFIYRWGTVPALVTRWPDQPEVLWTLFTSMFLHGGIAHLVGNMLYLNVYGKSLEGNMGPVRFLLFYLLCGLAGGVAHVMMNPASTVPAVGASGAISGVLGAYLLFFPRATVYLVVPLFLFFPVVALPASFVLTWWFALQIIGGMTSSAFMQVGGGVAYWAHIGGFVAGMALIYLFRRREDQPFRYYGRPDRHYFERYRRHAGPMPF
- a CDS encoding SDH family Clp fold serine proteinase, translating into MSPIFRQQILEARRAGIMRLIEKQRGSRVISMIHRQETLSFLGIGFNRYISIEDAEEVLRAIRLTDPSRPIDLIVHTPGGLVLAAGQIAWALADHPAKVTVFVPHYAMSGGTLLALAADEVVMDRNAVLGPVDPQLGHQAAASIVAAVRRKDPNHVSDETLILADMAEKALGQVEHSVRQLLARKMDPDRAAETAHLLASGVWTHDHPLRVDDARALGLNVSTDMPPEIYSLMALYPQPTRQRPSVEYVPIPDRTTRPAQQPGGGAR